In the genome of Bubalus kerabau isolate K-KA32 ecotype Philippines breed swamp buffalo chromosome 8, PCC_UOA_SB_1v2, whole genome shotgun sequence, one region contains:
- the FGL2 gene encoding fibroleukin, with protein MKLANWCWLSSTVLATYGFLVVANNETEEIKDEAAENACRVRLESRGRCEEEGECPYQVNLPPLTIQLPKQFSRIEEVFKEVQNLKEIVNSLKKTCQDCKLQADDNRDPGRNGLLLPDTGAPGETGDNRVRELESEVNKLSSDLKNAKKEIDVLQGRLEKLNLVNMNNIEHYVDSKVANLTFVVNSLDGKCSSKCPRQEQIQSLPVQQHLIYKDCSEYYTIGKRSSELYRVTPDPRNSSFEVFCDMETMAGGWTVLQARVDGSTNFTRTWQDYKVGFGNLRREFWLGNDKIHLLTKSKDMILRIDLEDFNGIKLYALYDHFYVANEFLKYRLHIGNYNGTAGDALRFSKHYNHDLKFFTTPDRDNDRYPSGNCGLYYSSGWWFDACLSANLNGKYYHQKYRGVRNGIFWGTWPGISEAQPGGYKSSFKEVKMMIRPKHFKP; from the exons ATGAAGCTGGCGAACTGGTGCTGGCTGAGCTCAACTGTCCTTGCTACATATGGTTTTTTGGTTGTGGCaaacaatgaaacagaagaaattaaagatgaagcAGCCGAGAATGCCTGCCGGGTGAGACTAGAGAGCAGAGGAAGATGTGAGGAGGAAGGCGAATGTCCCTACCAGGTGAACCTGCCGCCGCTGACTATTCAGCTCCCCAAGCAGTTCAGCAGGATCGAGGAGGTGTTCAAAGAAGTTCAGAATCTCAAGGAAATTGTAAATAGCCTGAAGAAGACTTGCCAAGACTGCAAACTGCAGGCTGATGACAATCGAGACCCAGGAAGAAATGGATTGCTGTTACCAGACACAGGAGCCCCAGGAGAAACTGGGGACAACAGAGTGAGAGAATTAGAGAGCGAGGTTAACAAACTGTCCTCTGACCTTAAGAATGCCAAGAAGGAGATCGATGTGCTTCAGGGTCGCCTGGAGAAGCTGAATCTTGTAAATATGAACAACATAGAACATTATGTTGATAGCAAAGTGGCAAACCTCACATTTGTTGTCAATAGTTTGGATGGCAAATGTTCATCTAagtgtcccaggcaagaacaaaTACAATCACTCCCAG TTCAACAACATCTTATATATAAAGATTGCTCTGAATACTACACAATAGGCAAAAGAAGCAGTGAGCTCTATAGAGTTACACCGGATCCCAGAAACAGTAGCTTCGAAGTTTTCTGTGACATGGAGACCATGGCGGGAGGCTGGACAGTGCTGCAAGCTCGTGTTGATGGAAGCACCAACTTCACCAGAACATGGCAAGACTACAAAGTAGGCTTTGGAAACCTCAGAAGAGAATTTTGGCTGGGGAATGATAAAATCCACCTTCTGACTAAGAGTAAGGACATGATTCTAAGAATAGACCTTGAAGACTTTAATGGTATCAAACTCTATGCCTTGTATGATCACTTTTATGTGGCCAACGAGTTTCTCAAATACCGTCTACACATTGGTAACTATAATGGCACAGCTGGAGATGCCTTACGTTTCAGTAAACATTACAACCATGACCTGAAGTTTTTCACCACCCCGGATAGAGACAATGATCGATACCCCTCTGGGAACTGTGGGCTCTACTACAGTTCAGGCTGGTGGTTTGATGCCTGTCTTTCTGCAAACTTAAATGGCAAATATTATCACCAAAAATACAGAGGTGTCCGAAATGGGATTTTCTGGGGTACCTGGCCTGGCATAAGTGAGGCACAACCTGGTGGTTACAAGTCCTCCTTCAAAGAAGTCAAAATGATGATCAGACCCAAGCACTTTAAGCCATAA